TCAGGATCAACAAGAATTTTAGCTTAGTGCTACAGAAGGTTGTTTGGAAGACACTTACAGTGACTTTTTTCTCAAAGAAGTATTTAAGAGTCAGCATCAGACCCCGTACCATTTCAGTGAGAAATAGAGTGTTTATGCTACGCTCAAAAACTACAAAGAgccaagaaataaatttttgtaagaaCCGTCAAACCTAATAGAACGAACAACtgaaaaagatttaaaaggaaacagtgaagaaacaagaagaaaatataaaattactaGAATTCCAGTCCTTCGACATCTCCTTGGCAAGCTGCTCTCTTTCTTCATCCTCTGCAGAAGTAATGAGATGGAAAAGAATTCGAAGGTAAGAAAAATACCCAACGCACCATTATGGCAGGAAAAAACGAATAAGTTCGCATCCTGTGGATCATATGCACACTGCTTGGTTCAGCAGTGATTAATTATGCCAATATGGATATACGAGTATAATTATTAAGATGATGAGAATCAGAAAAAAAACCTCTTTTGGTACTGTACAAGTGTGCACTTGACCGGAGACCATGAAACGGAGAACCTTGCAATGCTTGCCCAGAGATGGCCTAACAACAGTAGAttacatataataaataaaataaagggtaCAAAACGTTCTTACAACTACAAAAATTGAGGAATATGATTTATATGGCATGATTACTATCAAGTTTTCAATCAATATTGTGAATACTTCCATTGACAACTAAAGCTCAGTAAATAATATGTTTCATCAAATATCAAAGTGAAATATTCACAGCAAAGAAAATaacactttttttaataaacaaacaaagcaAATAACACTAAAAGACCTTCAAAGGTGAAAATTGAACAGAACCCTCCCATCCCAACATAGAAATAGATAAATAACTGGTAATCCAGTTACAAGCAAAATAAGCCACACAACACCATAATTCTAATCTCCTTTAGTTTTCCCAACCGCAATTCAAGGAAAGAACATACAAGATATCTTAAACATCACCCCCAAAATTTCGGATACCACCCACAGATCTTGACGACCTATCTAGAAATAGCCTACATTTTTCCAGGAAAGTTCTGGATATTGCACTGCATAAACAGACTAACAATCAACTGCCTAGTCGGCAGTAGTTAGTACTTCAAGTTCTCTTTCTAAACATTATCTCCCTCCAAATGGGacattaaaattacaaatccTTCCTTGTTAGGGGAAAGAAAGGACAGAGTCTCAATTCCATATCGAAAAGTTTGTCCCAATTGAATTAGCAATGAAACACAAACCCAACAGAACAGATAAGCTTCCCATAACAATTCCCAATGACCATAATTGTatgataaaagataaaatttaaaaagaaaaaaaaccatcCGTTCAACGATTCGAATATCtaaactaaaacaaacaaattgcCACCGAGAAAACCTCAATTCAATTGCAAACGCCAGAAagctcaaaacaaaataaaagcaCAACGTCGTCCATATTCAGGCAACTAGCTCTTACAAGTCTATAACCAGCAAAAGGGGGGGAGGGGGCGGAAGATTAGAAAAATTAGGGCAAAGAATAGAAGATTGCTTACAAACTGACGAGCACGAAGAGCAAGAAGGGATTTGCGAGCTAAGATCGCAGCCATCGCAAACGTTGGCTCTGTCTAAGCAATGTTTTCCACCGCTACTCACAGGGGAGGGATTCCGAAATGTTTCTGTAGAGACTGATCTATGTGATCACCGAGTCCCTGAATCGTTCCGATTTCCCGTCGATAAAACGCCGCTTCTTGGGCTTCGGCCTGGTCTTGGGCTTTTATATGGGCTGTTATATGGGCTTTTATATGGGCTGTTATATGGGCTTTTATCTGGGCTTTGTTCTGgcagaaatataaaaatagcCCACAAagtgtaaaatatttatttattactttatttttttctatttttttattttataatttttcatcaATTATTCGTTGACGTCgatatttatgaatatttttattgaaatttcaataaaatattttaaatattgaggttaattatattttggaaaatgtatataataaactgaataattaaaataatttcaaaataaaatagattatttaacaccaaacacaaaataattacGCCCGctaaaaattttatacttaATAACTTCATagagtttaatataaataagcAGAGAAAATTTTCCCGTTATAAAGTCAGTTCCCAAGGCGGTGTGTAGGGAAAAACCTGCGTTCCGCCTACTCCCGAAGACCAGAAATGGCTTCCGTTTGCCGATCAGTTCTCACGGCGACGGGTTCAAGGTCCATGGCCGGCCGGACCAGAACACTGCTTCGTAAAACCTTAAATCCAATGCCggattcttcttcctccaaagGCCTCACTTCCGTTTCCAGGTATTTTTACTTCAAATTCTGCAATTTCATTCAGTCGTTGACGTGCTGGAATTTCTTTGCGATCTGTTGATTTACtgtatttgaactttttcGGATCTTGAAAATACTTGatttgctttcatttttcatcGGTCGTACTTTATTTTACTCTAGGATTGTTTCGTCTTTGGCTACTGTGGAGTCTCTGATGCCACTCCATAGCGCCGTCGCCTCAGCTCGGTTGAAGTCCAAAATTGCCGTCGATTCGCATTGCTGGAGCTGGCTTTCTGAAGGTTTTTTATTCGCCGTTTCTCTATATAAACTGTTCTTATGATTATGTGCATATCCTTGGGCGATACGGAGAGGATTTTTGTTCGTATGATTTCGGATCTTGTTTTGTTAACTCTCTGTTGTGTTCTCGTTGTTCTGCAACACTTCTATCAGGAAATTTTGCACTATTGTTTCTCTTTCCCAGTTTTATCTCTTAAAGGAAGTGGAAGAAGTTCGGCAATGGTCTTCTTACCTGCATAGACTATGCAATGTGCTTTGAACTTCGATTGCCTTGAACTCTCAACCCTGGTCTGAGAACGATTTTGTTctcatctttttgtttttgaaaaaagtaaaatagttCATGTTTACTAATAACTTCTTTGTTTAGTTTCTTATTAGAAGaattcttttgagttttgagATGTTCGCccaatttcaaaaaccaaaatcatAAGTATGTCCAGAAAGAGTCCATATACGCTTATGCATAAAACATGGAGAACTAAAAGCAAAATTGACTCTGTTATGAAATACACTAAGATAAATGATAATCCATAACTTTCATCTTGAATGGTCATCCATACTCATAAATATCTTGTATAGCATGATTTCATATCCTAACTTCATCATTATACCTTATCTTATAGGATTTGCAACACCTTTGTGACATAAAGACCGggaaaacaaatttgaatcGACTATACAGCTCAATGACTGGTAGCTGAGAGGACACCTTGTAAGACTTGCGAGGTTTTTCATCTTTCCTATTAATCTTTGTAAGATACCTTTAAAACAAGGAAGAATTATATAGACAACTGCTTCTAAGTTTTGATCATTGTTAATGCAACGCGGCCACCTTTTCTGGATATGCTGAGAGTTATtgttttgagaaattgaattgTTATTAGGCATCTCTTTGTTGCTATGGATTTTGTTCAATAACATGcatgcaattttctctatgcTCTAGATATGCGGCCTTGAATTGAAACTTCAGAGTGTTGTTGCCACCGATTACATTACCATTTTTCATATAGGTTAGATTATAATAGGATACCTAACAAGCCTCCCATAAGTCAAACCAAAGGGGTTCTCTTTATGACAATATCCAAAGAGTAAGGTTAAACTAGAACTCACGCCCGCCCGCCCGCCCGAGTTTACAATACCTACAGCCCTTCTATCTTTTAGCCTACATTTTACTTGAATTAACATTTCTCCAACAACTCTGTTCTGAAATTATTGCCCAAAACGATTTGAACATgctcaaaagaaaacaaacaaacaaacgaaGGGAAAAATATCAGTTGCCAATAGATTTGGATAACTATAAAGCTTCTCATCTAATTTACATCACAACTGCagccaaaaaaacaaaagtaacaTCGTGCTTGTGAGAAAAAGTACACCAAGAGCATCCAAGGAGACCATTTTAGTTGCAGAAGGAAAACCTTTCTGGGTTTATATACAAAGTTTAAGTTTCCACTTCCTATATGCACAATACTAAAGAGATGGGAAATCACAACTCACAGTTTCCTTTTTTATCAAAGTTTCTCTGGCTGTGGTGGGTGCATTGCGCGTCGAAACCAGGTGTTAAATGCTTTGAATAGGTGAGGGCAATCATCAACATTTCTAGTGAAGCTAAGACACTGCTGCAACAACTCCTGTGCATCAGACAAAGGAAGGGTAGAAATGATTCTTAGGAATGTTTCCTCCAGCTCCATACACAGATTCTTGTTGCTGGAAAGCAAGGGGGAATGGTCTTTGCTGACAAGCAGAACCGGAAGCCAATGCTTGACCAGCTTCTTTCTAACCTGAAATGTTAGAACCCCAAGTGAAAACCAAGTATAAATTAAGCAGTTTTCTAATCAATCCACACGCCCAAACAGCTACATTAACAATTTGGTTTCTCATTACaaaagcaagcaagaaagaaaaaaggggcTTCGTTTTTCCTCAAAAATGCCTTTAGACTAACTCGTTACTCTTGGACCTTCCAATTGTAAACACGCAAGAAATCTCAAGCAAACCATGATCCTCCATTAGAAAATTAGACCAAATTTGCTAACTACTATGTTGTTAATAACTTGTATGTTGTTAATAACTTGTATGTTGTTAATAACTTGTAAGATCTTACATCAGTTCGGGAGAAAAtcggaacattctttataagagtgtgaaaactttttccTAACAGAGACATTTGGAGAAGCTCataagagaaagctcaaagagaacaatatctgtcaGCTGTGGACTTGGGAcgttactaatggtatcaaagccaaacatcaagcgatgtgccagcgaagaggcagagccccgaagggaagtggacacgaggcattgtgccagcaaggacgctggagaccgaatggggtggattgggggggttctacatcgattggagaaagaaataaagacGCTGGCCGtaaagggggtggatcgtgaaaatattggttgggaggagaacgtgAAAATCTATCCCTTCTGCAAGAAGGGGAAGTCAAGAGGGAAGGAAAGCCCATATTGCAGGCGGTGGTGGGTTTGGTCTGTTACTATAATCAGATTAACACCAAAAGAGACCTTTGCCATCTTTCAAGAAATCAAAGGGACAGCACATTACCATAAACTGATGAGAAGTTGGAAAGATTGTGCAAGATGGTTGATACCTGTTTAGTGGCCAAAATGGTACCAGCAGCAACAGCATTGGCAAGCTTCGAGGTACATCGCAGAAGAACCGAAGGAAACCCCGGGACAATGCCCCGCCACGCATCGTCCCGAAACGCTCTCTGTAAATCTGCAGTAAAAGAAGCCTGTTCACTCCATTCAACCACAGCAACATCAGCCACCCTCAATTCAATCATCCTCTCAACCAGCCACGACAAATGCTTAGCATTCGTCATTGCAGTATGCAAATTCAGCCTCTGAATGGCCTCCGTCTCGTTATGATCTCCTCTAAAATTCGGGCTCGAATATTCCTCCAATGACTCCTTCACGACCTTCAAGCTCGTCTCGAATGCCCGCTTCAGCACTCTCTTCGCCGACTCCTTCGATGAAAAATCCTTCAAAAGCTTCGCCACAAATGCCTTCACGAAAGCCATGTTGGGATAATTATGAATGGCTGCTAAGATCAGTCCCTGCAACATTTCCTCGCAGGAATCATTCCGGCCAGGCGAAACCCTAGAAAGAAGCTCTCTGGATTCCTCCTCCTGCagaaatggtatcaaattCATCACTCTCTTCTCCTCCTCGTCCGTCCACGGCACCGCCTCGAGGAATCGAACGCAGGACTTCACGCAATCCTCGAAAAGAAATTTAAGCGCGACGGGGAGGAGATCCAACGCCGTCTTCGCGCTATCTATAGCCTCCGTCATATCATCGACATaaagaagctcaagaacagcCAAATGGTTATCCATGGAG
This sequence is a window from Cucurbita pepo subsp. pepo cultivar mu-cu-16 chromosome LG04, ASM280686v2, whole genome shotgun sequence. Protein-coding genes within it:
- the LOC111793973 gene encoding BTB/POZ domain-containing protein At3g05675-like codes for the protein MTAGPSKKRQRVQHSASTSRHSSVIPTIDCSSLPDKSSTEVSKKPLNLRRNTSFSSIAAFNDASTADILLRLYLEVTPFDSSDSEFLTSSDVQIYLHSHVLRRSKYFSALLSDRWQPQKDDDSSPLRLGFGVPAAHGSMDNHLAVLELLYVDDMTEAIDSAKTALDLLPVALKFLFEDCVKSCVRFLEAVPWTDEEEKRVMNLIPFLQEEESRELLSRVSPGRNDSCEEMLQGLILAAIHNYPNMAFVKAFVAKLLKDFSSKESAKRVLKRAFETSLKVVKESLEEYSSPNFRGDHNETEAIQRLNLHTAMTNAKHLSWLVERMIELRVADVAVVEWSEQASFTADLQRAFRDDAWRGIVPGFPSVLLRCTSKLANAVAAGTILATKQVRKKLVKHWLPVLLVSKDHSPLLSSNKNLCMELEETFLRIISTLPLSDAQELLQQCLSFTRNVDDCPHLFKAFNTWFRRAMHPPQPEKL
- the LOC111793910 gene encoding protein NUCLEAR FUSION DEFECTIVE 6, chloroplastic/mitochondrial, whose translation is MASVCRSVLTATGSRSMAGRTRTLLRKTLNPMPDSSSSKGLTSVSRIVSSLATVESLMPLHSAVASARLKSKIAVDSHCWSWLSEGFATPL